One part of the Neoarius graeffei isolate fNeoGra1 chromosome 2, fNeoGra1.pri, whole genome shotgun sequence genome encodes these proteins:
- the LOC132881764 gene encoding disintegrin and metalloproteinase domain-containing protein 10-like: protein MNLRDMTVIKLLCLLCALKYSQGYYGNPLNKYIRHYEGLSYDADVVHSRHQRAKRAISNEDSFLHLEFHAHGRRFNLRMRRDARLFSEDFKLDVSGEEMAYDTSHIYTGELYGEQGSLTHGSVVDGKFEGFINTHHGTYYVEPAERYLGDKNVPFHSVIYHEDDIDYPHKYGPQGGCADHSVFERMSKYQASAVEESIQDAEVGSGKESSDDHVLKRKKRMAQVEKNTCQLFIQTDHLFFKYYKTREAVIAQISSHVKAIDAIYQGTDFLGIRNISFMVKRIRINTTSDERIRSNPFRFANIGVEKFLELNSEQNHDDYCLAYVFTDRDFDDGVLGLAWVGAPSGSSGGICEKSKLYSDGKRKSLNTGIITVQNYASHVPPKVSHITFAHEVGHNFGSPHDSGSECTPGESKSQDKKEKGNYIMYARATSGDKLNNNKFSVCSIRNISQVLDKKRGNCFVESGQPTCGNGLVEPGEECDCGYNDQCKDHCCYDANQPENKRCKLKPNKVCSPSQGPCCTSECTYKTRNEKCREESECAHQGMCNGASAQCPTSEPKANFTACHGETQVCLNGGCSGSICEKYGLEVCTCASGDGKDETELCHVCCMEKMNPSTCSSTGSERLAQFFNRKVTTLQAGSPCNDFKGYCDVFMKCRLVDADGPLARLKKAIFNPELYENIAEWIVAYWWAVLLMGIALIMLMAGFIKICSVHTPSSNPKLPPPKPLPGTLKRRRAQHASQQQQHQHHHHHHHNQNQHPHAHGHQNQRPSQRQPQPPRHHRQPRENYQMGQMRR from the exons GTTACTATGGCAACCCTCTGAACAAATACATTCGCCACTATGAGGGACTGTCTTACGACGCAGACGTGGTGCACAGCAGACATCAGAGAGCCAAGCGAGCAATCTCAAACGAGGACAGCTTCCTTCACCTGGAGTTCCACGCACACGGAAG GCGTTTTAACTTAAGGATGAGAAGGGACGCACGACTGTTCTCGGAGGACTTTAAGCTGGACGTCTCTGGAGAAGAAATGGCCTATGACACCTCGCATATCTATACTGGAGAGCTCTATG GCGAGCAGGGCAGCCTAACTCACGGCTCTGTCGTCGATGGTAAGTTTGAGGGCTTTATTAATACACACCATGGGACTTATTATGTGGAGCCTGCCGAGCGCTACTTGGGGGACAAAAATGTGCCGTTCCACTCCGTCATCTACCATGAAGATGACATTG ATTATCCTCATAAATACGGGCCTCAGGGTGGCTGTGCAGATCACTCAGTGTTTGAGAGGATGAGCAAATATCAGGCCTCTGCTGTGGAAGAGTCGATCCAG GATGCAGAAGTAGGATCAGGAAAGGAGTCATCCGATGATCATGTGTTAAAACGGAAAAAGAGGATGGCACAGGTGGAAAAAAATACCTGCCAGCTGTTCATCCAGACTGACCACCTCTTCTTCAAATACTACAAAACAAGAGAGGCTGTCATTGCTCAG ATTTCTAGCCATGTTAAGGCAATTGATGCAATCTACCAGGGTACAGACTTCCTGGGTATCCGCAACATTAGCTTCATGGTGAAGAGAATTAGG ATCAACACAACCAGTGACGAGCGGATCAGGTCCAACCCTTTCCGTTTTGCTAATATTGGTGTGGAGAAGTTTCTAGAGTTGAACTCTGAGCAGAACCATGATGATTATTGTCTGGCCTATGTCTTCACTGACCGAGATTTTGATGATGGTGTGTTGGGACTGGCTTGGGTGGGAGCACCTTCAG GGAGCTCTGGTGGTATCTGTGAAAAGAGTAAACTGTATTCTGATGGGAAAAGGAAGTCCCTGAACACTGGGATTATAACCGTGCAGAACTACGCATCTCACGTACCTCCAAAGGTCTCCCATATTACCTTTGCCCATGAAGTGGGACACAACTTCGGCTCCCCA CATGATTCAGGCTCTGAATGCACTCCAGGCGAGTCAAAGAGCCAGGATAAGAAGGAAAAAGGCAACTACATAATGTATGCTAGAGCCACATCAGGAGACAAGCTGAACAACAACAAGTTCTCCGTGTGCAGTATTCGCAACATCAGCCAAGTGCTGGATAAGAAAAGGGGAAACTGCTTTGTGG AGTCTGGCCAACCAACCTGTGGTAACGGCTTAGTAGAGCCAGGAGAGGAGTGCGACTGTGGATACAATGACCAGTGCAAAGATCACTGCTGCTATGATGCTAACCAGCCAGAAAACAAGAGATGCAAACTTAAACCTAACAAAGTCTGCAG TCCCAGCCAAGGTCCGTGCTGCACCTCCGAGTGCACGTACAAGACCCGGAACGAGAAGTGTCGTGAGGAGTCGGAGTGCGCCCATCAGGGCATGTGTAATGGAGCCTCAGCCCAGTGTCCCACTTCTGAACCCAAAGCCAACTTCACTGCCTGCCATGGAGAAACTCAAGTCTGCCTTAATGGG GGATGTTCTGGCTCTATCTGTGAGAAATATGGGCTGGAGGTGTGTACTTGTGCTAGCGGTGATGGCAAGGACGAGACCGAGCTCTGTCATGTTTGCTGCATGGAGAAAA TGAACCCCAGCACATGCAGCAGTACAGGCTCTGAGCGCCTGGCCCAGTTCTTCAATAGGAAGGTGACCACGCTGCAGGCTGGCTCTCCCTGCAACGACTTCAAAGGCTACTGTGACGTGTTTATGAAGTGCAGGCTGGTGGATGCCGACGGGCCGTTGGCCAGGCTGAAGAAAGCCATTTTCAACCCTGAGCTCTACGAGAACATTGCTGAGTGGATAGTG GCTTACTGGTGGGCAGTGCTGCTGATGGGTATTGCCTTGATTATGCTCATGGCTGGATTCATCAAGATTTGCAGTGTGCACACACCCAGTAGTAACCCCAAACTACCACCACCTAAACCTCTACCAG GCACTCTAAAGAGGAGACGAGCCCAACATGCGAGTCAACAGCAGCAACATcagcatcatcaccatcaccaccacaacCAGAACCAGCACCCTCATGCACATGGCCATCAGAACCAGCGTCCGTCCCAGCGCCAGCCTCAGCCCCCACGTCACCACCGCCAGCCCCGCGAGAATTACCAGATGGGTCAAATGAGACGCTGA